A genome region from Alistipes dispar includes the following:
- a CDS encoding AGE family epimerase/isomerase — MNDLLKTFRQELLDELEHDILPFWTERVMAPAERRFYGRIAGDGTLYPDADQSAVLYGRLIWTFSAAYRMTGRRELLLPATCARNYLLDHFIDPEFGGVYWSVRADGTPADTRKQFYALGFAIYGLSEYARATDDARAAKEAWRLFETIEAHSFDLQNDGYLEAAARDWSPLEDVRLSDKDANEHKTMNTHLHILEGYANLLRLYPSEERLRSQTRHLLELFFTRIMTPDGHLGLFFDETWHDRHPGDISFGHDIEASWLLFRTAQTLGDDELLGRARSCCARIAEAALEGYRPDGSMIYERHADGSIDGERHWWVQAETVIGLYYLYRYFGRAEAIEDSMRTWKYIRTHLIDREGGEWWWSILPDGTVNRRNDKAGFWKCPYHNARMCMEVTTLIEREDGRPPHRATPIG, encoded by the coding sequence ATGAATGACTTACTGAAAACCTTCCGGCAGGAACTGCTCGATGAGTTAGAGCACGATATCCTGCCCTTTTGGACCGAACGGGTGATGGCTCCCGCCGAACGCCGTTTCTACGGACGCATAGCCGGCGACGGCACGCTCTATCCCGACGCCGATCAGAGCGCCGTACTTTACGGCCGCCTGATATGGACCTTCTCGGCCGCCTATCGGATGACAGGACGCCGGGAGCTGCTCCTGCCAGCGACCTGCGCGCGCAACTACCTCCTCGACCACTTCATCGACCCGGAATTCGGCGGAGTCTATTGGTCGGTACGTGCCGACGGTACGCCGGCCGATACGCGCAAGCAATTCTATGCGTTGGGATTCGCCATTTACGGATTGAGCGAATACGCACGCGCGACGGATGACGCGCGTGCGGCGAAGGAGGCATGGCGGCTCTTCGAAACCATTGAGGCCCATTCGTTCGATCTGCAGAACGACGGCTACCTCGAGGCGGCGGCCCGCGACTGGTCCCCCCTGGAGGATGTCCGCCTGAGCGACAAGGACGCCAACGAGCACAAAACGATGAACACGCATCTGCATATCCTCGAAGGGTATGCCAATCTGCTGCGGCTTTACCCCTCGGAGGAGCGGCTGCGCAGTCAGACACGTCATCTGCTCGAACTCTTCTTCACGCGCATCATGACTCCGGACGGGCATCTCGGGCTCTTTTTCGACGAAACATGGCACGACCGCCATCCGGGCGACATATCGTTCGGTCACGACATCGAAGCATCGTGGCTCCTTTTCCGAACGGCTCAAACATTGGGCGACGACGAACTGCTCGGACGCGCGCGGAGTTGCTGCGCACGGATCGCCGAAGCGGCACTCGAAGGCTACCGGCCCGACGGCAGCATGATCTACGAACGTCATGCCGACGGCTCGATCGACGGCGAGCGCCATTGGTGGGTGCAGGCCGAAACGGTCATCGGGCTCTATTACCTCTACCGTTACTTCGGGCGGGCCGAAGCGATCGAAGACTCGATGCGAACATGGAAATACATCCGAACGCACCTGATCGACCGTGAAGGCGGCGAATGGTGGTGGAGCATTCTTCCGGACGGTACGGTCAATCGGCGCAACGACAAGGCCGGATTTTGGAAATGCCCCTACCACAACGCACGTATGTGCATGGAGGTCACAACTCTCATCGAAAGGGAGGACGGCCGTCCGCCGCACCGGGCGACGCCGATCGGATGA
- a CDS encoding glycoside hydrolase family 130 protein, translating to MESFQKRIAELEAGYEALVTRPNVPDPAYNGIYTRYRYPILTAAHAPLFWRYDLDPRSNPYCMERIGVNAVMNSGAIKFNGRYLIMARVEGADRKSFFAVAESPNGIDNFRFWDYPVTMPEYGEPATNVYDMRLTAHEDGWIYGVFCVERKDPAARPGDLSSAVASAGIARTKDLVNWERLPDLKSRHQQRNAVLHPEFIDGKYAFYTRPQEGFIEAGNGGGIGWALIDDITHAEVREERIINCRYYHTIKEVKNGEGPHPIRTPQGWLHLAHGVRGCAAGLRYVLYLYMTELERPWIPIAEPGGLLMGPAGEERVGDVSNVLFSNGWIADPDGRVFIYYASSDTRMHVATSTVDRLVDYCLHTPADGLTTGHSVETLKKLIGKNLKR from the coding sequence ATGGAATCGTTTCAGAAACGCATAGCCGAGCTGGAAGCCGGCTACGAAGCCCTCGTTACCCGTCCCAATGTACCCGATCCGGCCTATAACGGCATCTATACCCGCTACCGTTATCCGATCCTGACAGCCGCTCACGCGCCGCTCTTCTGGCGCTATGACCTCGACCCGCGGAGCAATCCCTACTGCATGGAACGGATCGGCGTCAATGCCGTGATGAACTCCGGCGCCATCAAGTTCAACGGCCGCTATCTGATCATGGCACGAGTGGAGGGCGCCGACCGCAAATCGTTTTTCGCCGTGGCCGAATCGCCGAACGGCATCGACAACTTCCGTTTCTGGGACTACCCCGTGACGATGCCCGAGTACGGCGAACCGGCGACCAATGTTTACGACATGCGTCTGACGGCTCACGAAGACGGCTGGATCTACGGTGTTTTCTGCGTCGAGCGCAAGGATCCCGCAGCCCGTCCGGGCGATCTCTCGTCGGCCGTGGCTTCGGCCGGCATAGCCCGTACGAAAGACCTCGTGAACTGGGAACGCCTGCCGGACCTGAAAAGCCGCCACCAACAGCGCAATGCGGTGCTGCACCCCGAATTCATCGACGGCAAGTACGCGTTCTATACCCGTCCGCAGGAGGGTTTCATCGAGGCCGGCAACGGCGGCGGAATCGGCTGGGCGCTCATCGACGACATTACGCATGCCGAGGTACGCGAAGAGCGTATCATCAACTGCCGCTACTACCACACCATCAAGGAGGTCAAGAACGGCGAAGGCCCTCATCCGATCCGAACACCGCAGGGATGGCTGCACCTGGCTCACGGCGTCCGGGGGTGTGCCGCAGGCCTGCGCTACGTACTCTATCTTTACATGACCGAACTGGAACGTCCCTGGATACCGATCGCCGAGCCGGGCGGTCTGCTGATGGGTCCGGCAGGAGAAGAGCGGGTGGGCGACGTTTCGAACGTGCTCTTTTCGAACGGATGGATTGCCGATCCCGACGGGCGCGTGTTCATCTACTACGCCTCGAGCGACACCCGCATGCACGTGGCCACCTCGACCGTCGATCGGCTGGTGGACTACTGCCTGCACACGCCGGCCGACGGACTGACTACGGGCCACAGCGTCGAAACGCTCAAAAAGCTGATCGGCAAAAACCTCAAACGCTGA
- a CDS encoding cellulase family glycosylhydrolase, whose protein sequence is MRFLSIFFSLLLSGGCSGRFHSIEPSTRTPKLYERTDFTVLLTADYRNAYLQEEVALDMLIETPSGEERLLPCFWVEGKSGAESRWEARFTPQEPGRYFCRFRLSEQGEEVARSRAVELSVQPAAEGERGILHVRDNWTLVYDDGTPFRGVAENICWESRANDDSKFFKELHEQHDRYNYDRMLPLFAENGGNFIRVWMCSFNFPIDQHDHFNNLRYTPSDEYYNPSAVERLDCFVDLCERLGIHVMLCMGQGAVPADREFFNGEPQARRYMNRLRYIVARWGYSPAIGMWEFFNEIDNIQHRNPGGPIPAEEIVAWHARMGKYLKEIDPFGHPVTTSISHRDLAGLNEVPSLDINQKHIYRNTAIIPSTIRDYEERFGKPYVIGEFGYEWDWSLNFDDFADDMDRDFRRGLWYGLFSPTPVTPMSWWWEYFENRGMMTYFRGVREISDRMLAAGNGAFETVKADCTPLEAMSVKCDRTLFVYLYNNSDRRIEGAELTVGADIGGVYAVECLDPQKYAWMDPVGGRSGELRVDDIEIEPYGERIYVFTPEKQ, encoded by the coding sequence ATGAGATTCCTGTCAATTTTTTTCAGCCTGTTGCTGTCGGGCGGTTGCAGCGGCCGCTTCCATTCGATCGAACCATCCACTCGCACTCCGAAATTGTATGAACGCACGGATTTTACGGTGCTGCTGACCGCCGATTACCGGAATGCCTACCTGCAGGAAGAGGTGGCGCTGGACATGCTGATCGAAACTCCTTCGGGCGAGGAGCGCCTGTTGCCGTGCTTCTGGGTCGAGGGCAAATCCGGAGCGGAGTCGCGCTGGGAGGCCCGTTTCACGCCCCAGGAGCCCGGCCGTTATTTTTGCCGGTTCCGATTGAGCGAGCAGGGCGAGGAGGTCGCACGCTCCAGGGCGGTCGAACTCAGCGTACAGCCTGCCGCAGAGGGCGAGCGGGGCATTCTCCATGTCCGTGACAACTGGACGCTGGTTTACGACGACGGAACGCCTTTCCGGGGTGTGGCCGAAAATATTTGCTGGGAATCGCGTGCGAACGACGATTCGAAGTTTTTCAAGGAGCTGCACGAGCAGCACGACCGTTACAACTATGACCGCATGCTGCCGCTTTTCGCCGAAAACGGAGGCAATTTCATCCGCGTATGGATGTGTTCGTTCAATTTCCCGATCGATCAGCACGACCATTTTAACAATTTGCGCTATACGCCCTCCGACGAATATTATAATCCGAGCGCCGTGGAGCGCTTGGACTGTTTTGTGGATTTGTGCGAGCGGTTGGGTATCCACGTTATGCTCTGCATGGGCCAGGGGGCCGTGCCTGCTGACCGGGAGTTCTTCAACGGAGAGCCGCAGGCGCGGCGCTACATGAACCGGTTGCGTTACATCGTAGCCCGTTGGGGATACAGTCCGGCAATTGGCATGTGGGAGTTCTTCAACGAGATCGACAACATACAACACCGAAATCCGGGCGGGCCGATCCCGGCCGAAGAGATTGTGGCGTGGCACGCCCGCATGGGCAAATACCTGAAGGAGATCGATCCGTTCGGACATCCCGTCACGACCTCGATTTCGCATCGTGATCTAGCCGGGTTGAACGAAGTGCCCTCGTTGGATATCAATCAGAAGCATATCTACCGCAATACGGCGATCATCCCTTCGACCATCCGCGACTATGAGGAGCGTTTCGGAAAGCCCTACGTCATCGGAGAGTTCGGCTACGAGTGGGATTGGTCGCTGAATTTCGACGATTTCGCCGATGACATGGATCGTGATTTTCGGCGCGGACTCTGGTACGGGCTCTTTTCGCCGACGCCTGTCACTCCGATGAGCTGGTGGTGGGAGTATTTCGAGAACCGTGGCATGATGACCTATTTCCGGGGTGTGCGTGAAATTTCGGACCGGATGCTGGCTGCCGGCAACGGAGCCTTTGAGACGGTGAAGGCCGACTGCACGCCGCTCGAAGCCATGAGCGTCAAATGCGACCGGACGCTTTTCGTCTATCTGTACAACAACTCGGACAGGCGGATCGAGGGTGCCGAGCTGACGGTCGGGGCGGACATCGGCGGCGTTTATGCGGTCGAATGCCTCGATCCGCAGAAATACGCGTGGATGGATCCCGTTGGGGGCCGTTCCGGCGAACTGCGGGTCGATGATATCGAGATAGAGCCTTACGGCGAACGGATTTATGTATTTACTCCTGAAAAACAATAA
- a CDS encoding DUF1735 domain-containing protein has product MGKKFVLFLASVCMMGFAACDGDGDADYGFGKIYMPQAMQSGGLNNSYAVPSGDGEYTYNFRVTAGYVKAVLGVTRSGKLSDARGFSVSVYTSEEETAAAVSQFGGEPMPSDFYEPLPRSVTVPSGKSGEVFYLEIPRSGLSDPANAGKKYVLAVGISDPTAYELAETGTVTAVIVDVDALNDAVEAL; this is encoded by the coding sequence ATGGGAAAGAAATTTGTGCTGTTCCTGGCGTCCGTCTGCATGATGGGGTTTGCCGCCTGTGACGGAGACGGGGATGCCGATTACGGATTCGGCAAGATATACATGCCCCAGGCCATGCAGTCGGGAGGGTTGAACAACTCCTATGCGGTGCCCTCCGGCGACGGTGAATACACCTATAATTTCCGGGTGACCGCGGGCTATGTGAAGGCCGTTCTGGGCGTGACGCGATCGGGAAAACTGTCCGATGCAAGGGGATTTTCGGTGTCGGTTTACACGTCGGAAGAGGAGACGGCGGCCGCGGTGTCGCAGTTCGGCGGCGAACCGATGCCCTCCGACTTCTACGAGCCGCTTCCCCGGTCGGTCACGGTTCCGTCCGGCAAGTCGGGGGAAGTCTTCTACCTGGAGATTCCTCGGAGCGGGCTTTCCGATCCGGCCAATGCCGGCAAAAAGTATGTGCTGGCAGTGGGCATTTCCGATCCCACGGCTTATGAACTCGCCGAAACCGGTACGGTGACCGCGGTGATTGTCGATGTCGATGCCCTGAACGATGCGGTCGAGGCGCTTTAG
- a CDS encoding glycoside hydrolase family 26 protein, producing MQLHAASSACGGGNRNPAEVLRTLRAAAASGRFFFGQQDYPFYGVSWSYEPERSDVSDVCGDRPAVLGCDLGELELAKGRNLDGVPFETMRRMIVDHHRHEGLVTLSWHPRNPLTGGDAWDVSQRNVVHEVLPGGSCHDRFMGWLDDVAAFITSLRTAEGETIPVLFRPWHEHTGSWFWWGEDLCTSDEYKELWRMTVDRLRMRGAQIVTVYSPNPCMSSSEYLERWPGDAWVDVLGLDAYDGDGSERFVSGLNRSLAVMDSLSRDTGKPYAVSETGREGIPEAKWWSGSLLRGIGTYTPSYVLVWRNAPDDAKPGHFYAPWPGQASEEDFLRFHADARTLFLRDGLPAEESR from the coding sequence TTGCAGCTTCACGCCGCTTCATCGGCATGCGGCGGCGGAAACCGGAATCCTGCGGAAGTACTCCGCACGCTGCGCGCCGCAGCCGCTTCGGGGCGCTTCTTTTTCGGTCAGCAGGACTACCCCTTCTACGGCGTATCCTGGTCTTACGAGCCGGAACGCAGCGACGTGAGCGATGTCTGCGGCGACCGTCCGGCCGTACTGGGTTGCGACCTGGGCGAACTGGAGCTGGCAAAGGGACGCAATCTTGACGGCGTGCCCTTCGAAACGATGCGGCGCATGATCGTCGATCACCACCGGCACGAAGGGCTTGTCACGCTGAGCTGGCATCCGCGGAATCCGCTGACCGGAGGCGATGCGTGGGATGTCTCACAACGGAATGTCGTGCACGAAGTGCTGCCGGGCGGAAGCTGTCACGACCGCTTTATGGGATGGCTCGACGATGTCGCGGCATTCATCACCTCGCTCCGCACGGCAGAAGGCGAAACCATTCCGGTCCTTTTCCGGCCCTGGCACGAGCACACCGGAAGCTGGTTCTGGTGGGGAGAGGATCTATGCACTTCCGACGAGTACAAGGAGTTGTGGCGAATGACCGTGGATCGGCTCCGTATGCGGGGAGCGCAAATCGTGACCGTCTATTCGCCGAATCCCTGTATGTCCTCCTCAGAATACCTCGAACGCTGGCCCGGCGACGCATGGGTCGATGTACTCGGCCTGGATGCCTACGACGGAGACGGTTCGGAGCGTTTCGTCTCCGGCCTGAACCGGTCGCTGGCCGTGATGGACTCCCTTTCGCGGGATACGGGTAAGCCCTACGCGGTGTCGGAAACAGGGCGCGAGGGGATTCCTGAAGCAAAATGGTGGAGCGGCAGTCTGCTACGCGGCATCGGAACATACACCCCGTCCTATGTCTTGGTATGGCGCAATGCTCCGGACGACGCAAAACCCGGCCATTTCTATGCGCCCTGGCCCGGACAAGCCTCCGAGGAGGATTTCCTGCGCTTTCACGCCGACGCCCGGACTCTCTTTCTCCGGGACGGACTCCCTGCGGAGGAGAGCAGGTGA
- a CDS encoding glycoside hydrolase family 2 protein, which produces MRLNIGLAMLSLSLLSFAEDAEAQKTAQPLPPTNFGLVVPQPESELPKSETPPQQAVPKAKRPVEVRLEKSDDATWTLAGGWEMTDADRVVAEGGSLFSPAYDTSGWYNAVVPGTVLTTLVDAGVYPDPYYGLNNMAIPESLCRTEWWYRIRFDKPADVAGRRVWLNFEGINYRADVWLNGRKLGDIRGAFVEGLFDVTECFSDHNVLAVKIYPPYNPGIPHEQSKAAGRGPNGGQLCLDGPTFISSEGWDWIPGIRDRNIGIWQDVTLAYTGDVTLAYPQVVTDLPLPDTSSADVTVRMEMTNHAAVGRHVVLCGRIDGVTEFEYPVELAAGESRTVSVSPAEIPGLHLENPRLWWPNGYGDQAMYDLDLRVKCGGAESDVRRVRFGVREFSYELTADTPRGEEIRFEFQPTNDVRDGEPLFDTFHRRVVQQDVVVPALREGVDVSRLRRIGKDATSPYLVLRCNGVRIFCRGGNWGMDDGMKRVSRERLEPAFRLHREEGFNMVRNWTGESTEEIFYTLCDEYGMLVWNDFWISTEGSNLNVNDEDLFIENARQTVKRFRNHPSIAVWCPRNEGYATPTMAPRLERLIAGEDGTRFYSPNSRYMNLRTSGPWHYIDEKEYFAVQACGFTTELGSPSVPTAESMRKFIPESERWPISDTWYYHDLHFGLPEYCQAVDDLYGKAESLDDFCRKAQLINYDSHRAMLEAWNSRMWNSASGVLLWMSHPAWPSLEWQTYSWDFETHGSFYGCRKACEKLHVQANPHDGQVLVVNTTRNDCRRARVVVSRYTFDGKRLDGLSENVAVIAANGVTPVTVLQPLPGDPCHLLRLELFVEGKRVSVNDYLRSADRNFTALNGVAAPELKARLLESHDEAGSRCVRVEVANTASTTAVAVKFNIRKAESGEAVLPAYISEGYIHLLPGERRIVEAEFPAADDTVFSAEGYNFDRKTLLSL; this is translated from the coding sequence ATGCGTTTGAACATCGGACTTGCCATGCTTTCCCTGTCGTTGCTGTCCTTTGCCGAGGATGCGGAGGCGCAGAAGACGGCGCAGCCGTTGCCTCCTACCAATTTCGGACTGGTCGTTCCGCAACCCGAGTCGGAGCTTCCGAAATCCGAGACGCCGCCCCAACAGGCGGTTCCCAAAGCCAAGCGGCCTGTTGAAGTGCGTCTCGAAAAGTCGGATGACGCCACCTGGACATTGGCCGGCGGTTGGGAAATGACCGATGCCGATCGGGTCGTGGCCGAGGGAGGCTCGCTCTTCAGCCCTGCATACGATACTTCCGGGTGGTATAATGCGGTGGTGCCGGGAACGGTGCTGACCACACTGGTCGATGCCGGCGTCTATCCCGATCCTTACTACGGGCTGAACAACATGGCCATTCCCGAAAGCCTCTGTCGCACGGAGTGGTGGTATCGGATCCGTTTCGACAAGCCTGCCGATGTCGCCGGGCGTCGTGTGTGGCTGAATTTCGAAGGCATTAACTATCGGGCGGACGTATGGCTCAACGGCCGGAAACTCGGCGATATCCGCGGAGCCTTCGTCGAAGGACTGTTCGACGTGACGGAATGTTTCTCCGACCATAACGTGTTGGCCGTGAAGATCTATCCGCCCTATAATCCGGGCATTCCGCACGAGCAGTCGAAAGCCGCCGGGCGGGGCCCAAACGGCGGGCAATTGTGTCTGGACGGTCCTACATTTATCAGTTCTGAGGGGTGGGACTGGATTCCCGGCATCCGCGACCGCAACATCGGCATCTGGCAGGACGTGACCCTCGCATATACGGGCGACGTTACGTTGGCCTACCCGCAGGTGGTGACCGACCTGCCTCTGCCCGACACGTCGTCGGCCGACGTGACGGTCCGCATGGAGATGACCAACCATGCCGCCGTCGGGCGGCATGTCGTGCTGTGTGGCCGGATCGACGGCGTGACCGAATTCGAGTATCCGGTCGAACTGGCGGCCGGCGAGTCCCGCACGGTGAGCGTCTCGCCCGCTGAGATTCCGGGACTGCATCTGGAAAATCCGCGGTTGTGGTGGCCGAACGGTTATGGCGATCAGGCGATGTACGACCTCGATCTGCGGGTGAAGTGCGGCGGTGCGGAGTCCGACGTCCGGCGAGTTCGCTTCGGCGTCCGGGAGTTTTCCTACGAACTGACGGCCGATACGCCCCGGGGCGAAGAGATTCGTTTCGAGTTTCAGCCCACGAACGACGTACGCGATGGTGAACCGTTGTTCGATACGTTTCATCGGCGTGTCGTGCAGCAGGATGTCGTGGTTCCGGCCCTCCGCGAGGGGGTTGATGTCTCTCGTCTGCGACGTATCGGGAAGGATGCGACGTCGCCCTATCTGGTACTCCGCTGCAACGGAGTGCGGATCTTCTGCCGCGGCGGCAACTGGGGCATGGACGACGGCATGAAGCGGGTGTCGCGGGAACGGCTCGAACCGGCTTTCCGGCTGCACCGTGAAGAGGGTTTCAACATGGTGCGCAACTGGACCGGCGAATCGACGGAGGAGATCTTCTATACGCTGTGCGACGAGTACGGCATGCTGGTGTGGAACGACTTCTGGATCTCGACCGAGGGCAGCAATCTGAACGTCAATGACGAGGACCTTTTCATCGAGAATGCCCGGCAGACCGTTAAGCGCTTCCGTAACCACCCCTCGATTGCGGTCTGGTGCCCGCGCAATGAAGGTTACGCTACCCCGACGATGGCGCCGAGACTCGAGCGGTTGATTGCCGGGGAGGACGGGACTCGCTTTTACAGCCCCAATTCGCGTTATATGAATCTCCGCACAAGCGGTCCGTGGCATTATATCGACGAGAAGGAGTACTTCGCCGTCCAGGCCTGCGGATTCACGACCGAACTGGGATCGCCGTCGGTTCCTACGGCCGAGTCGATGCGCAAGTTTATTCCCGAATCGGAACGGTGGCCTATCAGCGATACATGGTATTATCACGATTTGCATTTCGGATTGCCGGAGTACTGTCAGGCCGTGGACGATCTGTACGGTAAAGCCGAATCGCTCGACGATTTCTGCCGCAAGGCCCAGTTGATCAACTACGACAGTCACCGGGCGATGCTCGAGGCGTGGAACAGCCGCATGTGGAATTCCGCGTCGGGTGTCCTGCTGTGGATGAGCCATCCGGCCTGGCCGAGCCTCGAGTGGCAGACCTATTCGTGGGATTTCGAGACCCACGGTTCGTTCTATGGTTGCCGTAAGGCTTGCGAGAAGCTTCACGTGCAGGCCAATCCTCACGATGGACAGGTCTTGGTGGTCAATACCACGCGCAACGACTGTCGCCGGGCGCGGGTCGTGGTCTCGAGATATACGTTCGACGGGAAGCGGCTGGACGGACTGTCGGAAAACGTCGCCGTGATCGCTGCCAACGGTGTGACGCCGGTTACCGTTTTGCAGCCGCTTCCGGGCGATCCGTGCCATCTGCTGCGTCTGGAGCTCTTTGTCGAGGGGAAACGGGTATCGGTCAATGACTACTTGCGCAGCGCGGACCGGAATTTCACCGCGTTGAACGGAGTGGCGGCTCCGGAGCTGAAAGCCCGGCTGCTCGAATCGCATGACGAGGCCGGCAGCCGTTGCGTACGGGTCGAGGTGGCCAATACGGCTTCGACTACGGCCGTCGCCGTCAAGTTCAATATCCGGAAGGCGGAGAGCGGAGAGGCTGTGCTGCCGGCTTATATCTCGGAAGGATACATCCACCTGCTGCCCGGCGAAAGGCGGATCGTGGAGGCCGAATTCCCGGCTGCGGATGATACGGTCTTCTCGGCTGAAGGATACAATTTCGATAGGAAAACGCTGTTGTCCCTGTAA
- a CDS encoding MFS transporter: MAAPLSEKIGYGLGDMSSSMFWKIFSYYLPFFYSNIFGLSLEHAAMMLLITKLADAVIDPVMGIVCDRTTSRWGRYRPYLLWIAMPFAAAGVLTFTTPDLGYTGKLIWAYATYMLMMIVYTAINVPYGAMLGVVTADSQERTVFSSYRMFFAYGGSFLALALFEPLCTLFTPPFVGTDGAAKIAAEARGWQTATAVIGVLCAVLFFLCFRMTRERVKASSETKSTHHSVAGDIRSLMTNGPWWILLGVAICVLLFNSIRGGVAAYYFKDYLGEDNSLGGNLLLSCGAFLAIGEVANMLGVTLASPVARRIGKKQTYMLALIGSGVLSVVFFHMPLSVAGCWAIVVLQVLISAFAGMTFPLLWSMFADVADYSELKHGHSSTGLIFSSSSMAQKFGGAFGSALILWLLAAYGYNTEADAVQSGQTLFGLRLLMSYLPAAGCALASLLLVFYPLTDRRMKHIAGKLSIRRKTEDHE; encoded by the coding sequence ATGGCTGCCCCGCTTTCCGAAAAGATCGGCTACGGACTCGGTGACATGTCATCGAGCATGTTCTGGAAGATTTTCTCCTACTACCTGCCCTTTTTCTATTCGAACATTTTCGGCCTGTCGCTCGAGCATGCCGCCATGATGCTGCTCATCACGAAACTGGCCGATGCGGTCATCGACCCGGTCATGGGGATCGTTTGCGACCGCACTACCTCGCGTTGGGGACGTTATCGCCCCTATCTGCTCTGGATCGCCATGCCGTTCGCGGCCGCGGGTGTGCTGACCTTCACGACGCCCGATTTAGGTTATACGGGCAAGCTGATATGGGCCTATGCGACCTACATGCTGATGATGATCGTTTACACGGCCATCAACGTCCCCTATGGCGCCATGCTCGGCGTAGTGACCGCCGACTCCCAGGAGCGTACGGTCTTCTCCTCCTACCGCATGTTCTTCGCCTACGGCGGATCTTTTCTGGCTTTGGCCCTCTTCGAGCCCCTCTGCACGCTCTTCACCCCGCCGTTCGTCGGGACCGACGGTGCGGCGAAGATCGCAGCCGAAGCCCGGGGCTGGCAAACGGCCACGGCCGTCATCGGAGTGCTCTGCGCCGTGCTCTTCTTCCTTTGCTTCCGCATGACGCGGGAGCGCGTGAAGGCCTCCTCCGAGACGAAAAGCACGCATCACAGCGTGGCCGGCGACATTCGTTCGCTGATGACCAACGGCCCGTGGTGGATCCTGCTCGGCGTGGCCATCTGCGTACTGCTTTTCAATTCGATACGCGGCGGCGTGGCGGCCTACTATTTCAAGGACTATCTGGGCGAGGACAATTCGCTCGGCGGCAACCTGCTGCTCTCATGCGGCGCTTTCCTGGCCATCGGCGAGGTCGCCAACATGCTGGGCGTGACTCTCGCGTCGCCCGTCGCCCGCCGTATCGGGAAGAAGCAGACCTACATGCTGGCGCTCATCGGCTCAGGGGTCCTGAGCGTCGTATTCTTCCACATGCCCCTCTCGGTGGCGGGCTGCTGGGCAATCGTCGTACTGCAAGTGCTCATTTCAGCCTTCGCGGGGATGACCTTCCCGCTGCTGTGGAGCATGTTCGCCGACGTGGCCGACTACTCCGAACTGAAACACGGGCACAGTTCAACAGGACTGATCTTTTCCTCATCGTCAATGGCCCAAAAGTTCGGCGGTGCATTTGGCAGCGCCCTCATCCTTTGGCTGCTGGCGGCCTACGGATACAATACGGAGGCCGATGCCGTGCAGTCCGGGCAGACGCTCTTCGGACTGCGACTGCTCATGAGCTATCTGCCCGCCGCAGGGTGTGCGCTGGCCTCCCTGCTGCTGGTCTTTTATCCACTGACCGACCGCCGCATGAAGCATATTGCCGGCAAGCTGTCGATACGCAGAAAAACCGAGGATCATGAATGA